Genomic window (Planctomycetota bacterium):
AACGCAAGCTGCTGGCCCTGCTCATGGTTGTTTTTCTCCACCGTGATTGCCGGCGGCCGTTGGCCCCAGCCGAGTCGCACAAGCGAACGCCACGTGTTGTCGTAACCCGCTAGCAGCGGCCGTTGCTCGGTGGGGACGCCCAATTCCGCCAGTGCCTGGTCGAGCACCATGGCCGCGTAGTCCGAGCTGCAAACGAAGGCATCAGGCAGCGTCCCGCCCCGCACCATCTTGAAGATCGCGCCGATCAATAGGCGAACGCCAGACTCGTAAGGCCGCCGATCCCCATCAACCATCGGCCTGGTCGGAAAGGCGAATGCGTCGATCGCCGGAGGCAGCTCAAGACCGAGCCCGGTAGCACGTTCACTCACGCCTGCGTCTCGCCGGTGGCACCAGGCCCGCACGTCGTACGTCGTGTGTGTCCAAAGCCGCTGAACCGACCGGCAGCCGCGACGCGCCAGCTCGTCCACGATCATCCTGCCGCCGGCCTCATGGTCGGGACAGACCGTGACGCACGCGTCCGGCACGCCTTCCGTCAAGGACGTGACGACACGGACACCCACGCTCAATGCGTCGCGCACTAGCTTGTCGACGAATGGCGGCGTTGGCGCGTTGGGCGTCAGGACAAGCCCGCGCGGCCTCGACGCCGCCAGCTCCGTTGCCGAGAGCTCGTCCATCGCCGAGAGCGGCATGCACAGCGAGTTCACGTTCCGATCACGCAGCACCCGCTGCAGCATGAGATCGGCGTCGATGAGGAAGCCGCTGTCGAGCAAGTGAGACTCGCGGTACACATCTCGCGAGCACAGGTGCACGATCGATCGCGCGATCAGCCGGTTCGCGTTGCCGGGCTCTGTCGCCGCTGCCGACGCCGACAAAGGCACGGGCGTTGTCGATCGCGCGACGCCAGCAACGCGACGGCTGGAGTACTTGGCTCCTTCGAGGGTGCCATCGCGCTCCAGGTCACCAAGAGCACGACGCACGGAGTGCCGCGACACGCCCAGGTGCCTGGCGATGTGTGATTGCGACGGCAAGCGGTCGCCCGTGAGCCAGTCGCCAGAGGCAATCTGCCGGCGGACGTGTAGCTTCACGCGTCGCTCGCCGTCCGCTGGCGACGCCTGCGCATCAGACGCAGATGGTTTGGTCCCTGACGCTGGCACTCAGCGCAGCCTACCGGAAACCCGCCGAAACGCAATCCAAAATCACACATCCTCACCAATCAGAACCAAAATTGACGGCGACTGACGTGTTGCCAGAGCCGCTTTCATGCACTTGCATCCCGATCGTCGCTGTCGCACAGTGCGCAAATGCGCGCCAATCCACATGTCCTGAAGATTTGCGCTGATCAGCTCTCACCGCACGTCCTTGGCTACGCCGGCGATCCGCACGCCCGGACGCCGAACCTCGACGCCCTCGCCGCGGCGGGCACGCGCTTTGACAACCACTACGCGGCGTGCCCGATCTGTATCCCGGGT
Coding sequences:
- a CDS encoding GntR family transcriptional regulator, producing MKLHVRRQIASGDWLTGDRLPSQSHIARHLGVSRHSVRRALGDLERDGTLEGAKYSSRRVAGVARSTTPVPLSASAAATEPGNANRLIARSIVHLCSRDVYRESHLLDSGFLIDADLMLQRVLRDRNVNSLCMPLSAMDELSATELAASRPRGLVLTPNAPTPPFVDKLVRDALSVGVRVVTSLTEGVPDACVTVCPDHEAGGRMIVDELARRGCRSVQRLWTHTTYDVRAWCHRRDAGVSERATGLGLELPPAIDAFAFPTRPMVDGDRRPYESGVRLLIGAIFKMVRGGTLPDAFVCSSDYAAMVLDQALAELGVPTEQRPLLAGYDNTWRSLVRLGWGQRPPAITVEKNNHEQGQQLALVVLDPEAGSKLIEPTLVLPENDPQPLK